CTGACGCAGGAGGCGCTCGGCACCGTCGCGTCGCAGACGCGCGCCGTGGGTGAGCGTGCGGCCAAGCTGGTCGGCATCGAGCTGCCCAAGAAGGCGGAGGAGCCGAAGCAGGTGGTGGCCAAGAAGGCCCCAGCGAAGAAGGCCCCGGCGAAGAAGGCTCCGGCGAAGAAGGCCTCGGCCAAGAAGGTCACCCAGAAGTAGGCACCCGCCATTTCGGGATCATCGACTCGCGGCTGCCGCCACGGCGACTCCGAGTCGACGTTTGGGACGAGGCGCGCATACGCTTAAGGGCGTGAACCACCTCGTGGCCGACGTGATGTTGGTCTTGCAGATCGCCGTGTTGGTGACCGCGGTATACGCGTTCGTGCACGCGGCGATGCAGCGCCCCGACGCCTATACCGCCGCCGAGAAGCTGACCAAGCCGGTGTGGCTGGTGATCCTCGGCGGTGCGGTGGCGCTGACCTCCATCCTGAGCTTCGTTTTCGGGGTGCTCGGCATGGCCATCGCCGCCTGCGCGGCCGGCGTGTACCTGGTCGACGTGCGGCCCAAGCTCCTCGAAATCCAGGGGAAGTCACGCTAGCGGGATGAAAGCCCTGCTGACCGCGCCCGCCGTGGCGCTGG
This genomic window from Mycobacterium saskatchewanense contains:
- a CDS encoding DUF2516 family protein, which codes for MNHLVADVMLVLQIAVLVTAVYAFVHAAMQRPDAYTAAEKLTKPVWLVILGGAVALTSILSFVFGVLGMAIAACAAGVYLVDVRPKLLEIQGKSR